The Bacteroidota bacterium genomic interval GCGGCGAGTCTTCGTGCAAAATGCGGAATCGAATGCCGAAGCCGCTTCATAACTTATGAAACCAGCCGCATAAAGTCTCTTTTCGCGCAGACTCTCCTCTATCCGATGAATCGCCGGCACTACTTCGGCCACGTCGTCTACTTCGATGCACTCCAGCGGATCTCTGAACTGAAGCCAGTTGCCGCGTGCGCGATCATACACCAGAGCATAGTAATCGCCCGGAGACGGCTTCAAAAGAGCTTCGGTCTCTAATTCTTTAAGGTTCATACTATCCCGCGTGAATGACGAATTCGTCATTTGCCATTTGTCAACGGGTCATACAGTGCGCGGCATAGTCCTTCAACTTCCCCCTTTTTTTCTCCAAGATAAGGGGAAACATTGCTAAGGACAACAACACCGACGTGCATTTTTCGTTCAAAGATCACTCCGCACGTATAACCCGGAGTCGCACCGAACGCTCCCTGATGAACCTTCCCCCGTTCACTGTAGGGGGCCCAGCCGAGCGCCCCGGAAAAATGTTCGTCGAATTGTTTTGTCGGCTTCTGAGCGAGATAGAAATACGTCGTGTCGGTCATGTTCATCTTCAGATATTTCACGAGGTCCCTCGCCGTCGATTTTATCCCGCCGCAACCGGTGAGGACACCGCAATCGCCGCTGCTAAACGGAAGCGGATCGCCGGTCGGATATCTCCCCCGGATCATGCGACGCATCCGGCCGGAAGCAGGCTCAACGAATGTATCCCGCATGTCCAAGGGGGCGCAAACTGTCTCGAATAAAAGTTGTTCGTACGATTTTCCCGAGACCAACGTCAGGATGTGGCCTAACAATCCCGCTCCCAGGTTGGAATATAATCGCTGCTCGCCGGGAGTGGACTGCAAGACCAATTGATGCTCTAAATAATCATAGAGCCGGTCTTTGGTATAGGATCTGTACGGAGCGTATTGGTCGAACGGATATTTCTCGTCGTTCCTCACGTTCGTCGGTTCGAACGGGAGTCCCGAGGTATGATCTGCAAGCTCGACCAGGGTCGGTTCCTTTCCGTTCAGCAAACTCTGGTGCAGCGCGATTGGAAGAAACTTCGCTATCGGATCATTCAGGCTGAGTGTCCCGTCAAGGACGAGCTTTGCGAGCATCGTGCCAGTGAAGGTCTTCGTGATCGACCCGATCTCGAAGATGCTATCGCGGTTCTCGACATAGACCAGCGAGTCGTTGCGCCGCTCAATGCCGACGTAGTTTTCCGAATCCCCGGTGATCATGCACAGAGAAAGCTGGGTCCCGTTCGGATAATACTGAGCCCGCTCGAACACCGCCATCGCCTGAACCGTGTCGAGGGAGTTCGGACCGTTAGTAAGAGGGAGCTTCTCGAGCTGTCTGCCGTTGAACAACGAACAGGATGACAGCGACAAGAGGAGGAGAAGAGATGAGGCTTTTGTGATTGTCATGTGTGGAGTCCGCAGTGTTAAGTGTAACGAATACTTCTCCGAATTGCCACTTCCTCACTCAGCGTTTACATTCATCACTCGGCATTTGTAGCTTGTCATTCTACCGCAAATTATTTCTTTTTGTCAGCCTTCTTC includes:
- a CDS encoding serine hydrolase domain-containing protein, translated to MTITKASSLLLLLSLSSCSLFNGRQLEKLPLTNGPNSLDTVQAMAVFERAQYYPNGTQLSLCMITGDSENYVGIERRNDSLVYVENRDSIFEIGSITKTFTGTMLAKLVLDGTLSLNDPIAKFLPIALHQSLLNGKEPTLVELADHTSGLPFEPTNVRNDEKYPFDQYAPYRSYTKDRLYDYLEHQLVLQSTPGEQRLYSNLGAGLLGHILTLVSGKSYEQLLFETVCAPLDMRDTFVEPASGRMRRMIRGRYPTGDPLPFSSGDCGVLTGCGGIKSTARDLVKYLKMNMTDTTYFYLAQKPTKQFDEHFSGALGWAPYSERGKVHQGAFGATPGYTCGVIFERKMHVGVVVLSNVSPYLGEKKGEVEGLCRALYDPLTNGK